In the genome of Bremerella sp. JC817, one region contains:
- a CDS encoding type I restriction enzyme endonuclease domain-containing protein, which produces MRILVRRVLRKHGYPPDLEAEATKLVLE; this is translated from the coding sequence ATCCGCATCCTCGTCCGCCGAGTCCTCCGAAAGCACGGCTATCCGCCTGATTTGGAAGCGGAAGCGACGAAACTGGTTCTGGAATAG
- a CDS encoding WG repeat-containing protein gives MRLALVLRKSFEGFWKPTFKRLGHFIQGRAFAESQPLGTSGFIDHTGKFVIEFPQVISVTYFTHDIAWMEIGENDNNYGYMGSDGQWIWQSK, from the coding sequence ATGAGGCTAGCGCTTGTCTTGCGGAAGAGCTTTGAAGGCTTTTGGAAGCCAACATTCAAACGCTTAGGCCACTTCATTCAAGGGCGTGCGTTCGCTGAGTCCCAACCGCTTGGAACGTCCGGTTTCATCGACCATACAGGTAAATTCGTGATTGAATTTCCGCAGGTAATTAGCGTTACCTATTTCACACACGATATTGCGTGGATGGAAATTGGAGAGAACGATAATAACTACGGATACATGGGAAGCGACGGCCAGTGGATATGGCAGTCAAAATAA
- a CDS encoding protocadherin, which produces MKRILTFAAITLCLTFLLPSYSTWARGFGGGGGFHGGGGGFGGGSFGGGGRSLGGGGRSLGGGGLGGGGLGGGGLGGGGGFGGAGLGGGGLGDRGLGGSGLGGSGLGGGLGDRGLEGNGLGGGLSQDSFGDRFSGQAPSRSQLSSFLGLPSDGGMHNLSSTNVNNFNHTTNINTNLNGESGRDLGSNFDFNSGSVEGPRGGQAAGVSVTGPQGNTAYRGGAEGAFGGEAGFRGVQGADGGGAIQGAVRGPGGDVAAGGAVRSPYGGAAARGVAAGPRGVAAGSAVRGPDGGFAARGVAAGPAGVAAGYARVSPTGRYHSAVAVRSNFNDWGIYHAGWYTDHPGAWFATGWAAGTAWRAATWGAVGSWMNYYDAQPIYYDYGNTVIYENNDVYVNGQDVGTSQQYYDQASDLATTGANADASSDGNWMPLGVFALTKTGDSNSNVTVQLAINKQGVVRGNYTDTSTGKTQVIQGAVDKKTQRVAFTVGDNKTDVVETGLYNLTKDEAPVLIHFGADKTEQWLLVRLKDKSSENSGS; this is translated from the coding sequence ATGAAACGCATACTTACATTCGCTGCCATAACCTTGTGTTTGACCTTCCTACTTCCCTCCTATTCCACCTGGGCCCGCGGTTTTGGCGGTGGTGGAGGATTCCACGGCGGCGGAGGTGGCTTCGGTGGTGGAAGCTTCGGTGGAGGAGGTCGTAGCCTCGGTGGAGGAGGTCGTAGCCTCGGTGGCGGCGGTCTCGGTGGCGGCGGTCTCGGTGGCGGCGGTCTCGGTGGCGGCGGTGGCTTTGGCGGTGCTGGACTCGGAGGGGGTGGCCTTGGCGATCGTGGCCTAGGTGGCAGTGGCCTAGGTGGCAGTGGCCTAGGTGGTGGACTGGGTGATCGGGGTCTCGAAGGCAATGGTTTGGGGGGCGGACTCTCCCAAGATAGCTTTGGGGATCGATTCTCGGGACAAGCACCTAGCCGAAGTCAACTAAGCAGCTTCCTTGGGCTCCCTTCCGATGGCGGAATGCACAACTTGAGTTCGACCAACGTCAACAATTTCAATCACACGACCAACATCAACACGAATCTCAATGGTGAGAGTGGGCGCGATCTAGGAAGTAACTTCGATTTCAACAGTGGATCCGTTGAGGGACCGCGCGGTGGACAGGCAGCGGGAGTCAGCGTGACAGGCCCCCAAGGAAACACCGCCTATCGGGGCGGGGCCGAAGGAGCGTTTGGGGGTGAAGCCGGTTTTCGCGGAGTTCAAGGAGCAGATGGCGGCGGAGCCATTCAAGGAGCAGTTCGCGGACCAGGTGGCGATGTTGCAGCCGGTGGAGCCGTTCGCAGCCCCTACGGCGGAGCGGCCGCTCGTGGAGTTGCCGCTGGACCACGTGGCGTCGCCGCTGGTTCCGCAGTTCGTGGGCCTGATGGCGGGTTCGCTGCAAGAGGTGTCGCGGCCGGACCAGCCGGTGTGGCTGCTGGCTACGCGCGAGTTTCTCCGACGGGACGATATCATTCTGCCGTTGCGGTCCGCTCAAACTTCAATGACTGGGGAATCTACCATGCCGGCTGGTATACCGATCACCCGGGTGCCTGGTTCGCCACCGGCTGGGCTGCAGGCACAGCATGGAGGGCAGCAACCTGGGGAGCTGTTGGCTCTTGGATGAACTACTACGACGCCCAGCCCATTTACTATGACTATGGAAACACGGTGATCTACGAGAACAACGATGTGTACGTCAACGGTCAGGACGTCGGAACATCGCAGCAGTACTACGATCAGGCGAGCGATCTTGCCACAACGGGTGCCAATGCCGATGCGTCATCCGACGGAAATTGGATGCCGCTGGGTGTTTTCGCGTTGACCAAGACCGGCGATTCGAACTCGAACGTCACGGTTCAACTCGCCATTAACAAACAGGGAGTCGTTCGGGGTAACTATACCGACACGTCCACCGGCAAGACTCAAGTCATCCAGGGGGCCGTCGACAAAAAGACCCAACGAGTCGCCTTTACTGTTGGGGACAATAAGACCGATGTCGTTGAAACCGGCCTCTACAACTTGACGAAGGATGAGGCACCCGTTCTCATCCACTTTGGAGCCGATAAAACCGAGCAGTGGCTTCTCGTTCGGTTGAAGGACAAGAGTTCAGAAAACAGCGGCAGCTGA
- a CDS encoding SgcJ/EcaC family oxidoreductase codes for MSLTQKFVRCPLIVFTALWILSAAALQAAEPVSSEADLAEIRTGADAFVKAFNQGNAKSIAKMWTVKGEYIDDTGKQFSGRAEIEAGYAKFFAENPGLKIRLSITSLRMVSDDVAIEEGRAEVEPPPAGQPGFTKYVVVHNKVDGKWLMASVRDSFTPRVSNYSGIAELEWLIGNWVAEEHGFKVESVCSWIGNKSFIERAYTITKHDGTKSSGVQLIGWNQATKTIQSWDFSPDGGHAIGTWFFMGSSWKATVHGVTADGFKTSAVNLLRPLDENAYSWKSVQRSLGDRALPDTDEIVIKRQPVAQ; via the coding sequence ATGAGTTTGACTCAAAAGTTCGTCCGGTGTCCCCTGATCGTATTTACGGCGCTGTGGATCTTATCGGCTGCGGCACTTCAAGCTGCGGAGCCGGTGAGTAGTGAGGCAGATCTCGCCGAAATTCGTACCGGGGCGGATGCCTTCGTCAAAGCCTTTAACCAGGGGAATGCCAAGAGCATTGCCAAGATGTGGACAGTCAAAGGCGAATACATTGACGATACCGGCAAGCAATTCTCAGGACGTGCCGAGATTGAAGCGGGTTATGCAAAGTTCTTCGCCGAGAATCCAGGCTTAAAAATCCGTCTCAGTATTACCTCGTTGCGAATGGTAAGCGATGACGTAGCGATCGAAGAAGGACGTGCCGAAGTCGAGCCTCCACCGGCGGGTCAGCCTGGCTTCACGAAATATGTCGTGGTCCACAACAAGGTGGATGGAAAATGGCTGATGGCCTCCGTTCGAGATTCCTTCACGCCGCGAGTTTCCAACTACTCTGGCATTGCAGAGTTGGAATGGCTCATCGGAAATTGGGTTGCTGAGGAGCATGGCTTTAAGGTGGAATCTGTCTGCAGCTGGATCGGCAACAAGAGTTTCATCGAACGCGCGTATACAATCACCAAGCACGATGGTACCAAGTCGTCCGGTGTTCAGCTCATCGGATGGAATCAGGCAACCAAGACGATCCAGTCTTGGGATTTTAGTCCCGACGGTGGACACGCGATTGGCACTTGGTTCTTCATGGGAAGCAGCTGGAAAGCAACGGTTCATGGAGTGACCGCTGATGGCTTCAAAACAAGCGCCGTGAATCTACTTCGTCCTCTGGATGAAAACGCCTACTCTTGGAAATCGGTTCAACGCTCCCTGGGAGATAGAGCTTTGCCGGATACCGACGAGATTGTCATCAAAAGACAACCGGTCGCCCAATAG